The DNA segment ataaaatgctatgaTTCAACTTTGTGAACTCAAAAGCACTACATAGCATTAACGGTTTAAACTAGGAAGTTGCAAGTTTGCAAATAAGTTCcagtaatatttgtattttaatggtTAAAAAGCAGTGTCAATTTTTCTCAGTAATGTTCTTCGATTCCAGTTAGAATGTTTTCCACATAACTCCATAATGCTATTCAcacattgaattttaaaatatgacccaCAAATGCTTAGTTCTTCTCAAATTTTATCCTTGCACAAAAGAAAGCCATTTATGCCTGATGTGGCTTCACTTccttaaagatgaggaaacaatcaggaaTATTAAGTGACTTgattctctaaaaaaagaaacaacttggaTAGAAATCCctttccccttttgtttttgGCCATATTCTGAAAAGAAACCCAATGAAACACATACTGGCAGATTCAGACTGCTCAAAAATATTTAGCCTCCTTCTTCCTAAATTAGAACTACCTTGACCTGTACTCACATAGGTATACATCTCCCAGCCGGTTATGTAATGATCTCACAAGTGTAGCCACTACCTGTCCTGTCTAAAGTATCAATCCCTCTTCTAataaagtggtatttattcctccctgccaccccaaTTCGGTTATCTTCTAGAAGGGGGGCTCAAAGCACCAGTAGGGACTGATCTAATGAGCTTTTGTTGTCATAAACAAATCAATGAGAGCTGGGAGTTGAACCAATGGGTGATAAAGAGGTTAGATTTCCAGACAGTGgtttgctggttttgttttgtttttgtatgagGTGTGCCTTCATGCTAGTTTTTAAATCCTGTATTTCGGTAGCTTCTTGAGATATCTGCTCTACTAACACATGTATCCAGACTACAGACTTCTCCAGATCTGGGAATCACAGCCTCAGAATTATAATTCTATTTGTTTAGTTTGGTGTCATACTGGAGTCATGCTTTATCACTTGATGCCATTCCTTAATATGATACCGTAGCCCTCCAAATTATTCACATACAAAGGCTTTAAACTAAAAACTTCTTGCTTTACAAATGACTTCAATTTTGGGAATCATATAGCTATAAACCTAGAGGATAAGCAGCTACacaattagttttttttaagtctgagaTCTACTGAAGCCATCATACTGTTATGTTCCTTCCTCATTCCACAAAACACCATGGCTAGCATcgtattttttaatgacttttacaAATTTTAGTCTACTTGATCCATGTTCTAACTACACGAATTTTACAGCTTTTCAAATACTGGTTTCCAGTATTGAGAAAAACAACTGgactggggatttttttttttttttttttaactcaaagacCAAAGTCTTTTTCTCATACACTGAATGTGCAGGTCCTGTAATTAAGTCTTGTCTCTTAAAGGCATTACGAATCATGAAATGACTGATACAATGTATAACCTCTcctttttatagtttaaaatgcTACAAATAAGGGCACTGCATTTTGGACTGTAGAAGTAAAATCAAAGATTATTCATTTCTCGACCACCCCTTGCTTTCTTGTTTATCACTATATGCAAAGCATTAAAATAGGAACCATGTAAAGATGATGCAATAGAAGTAGTGTTGCCAGATAATGCACAAGATACTCAGTTAAATCTGAGTTTCAGATAAAGTTTTAGTGTAAGCTGTCCCAAATATTACACATACAAAAACATGTTGTTactataaaattcaaatttaactgggtatcctgtatttttgtttgctaCATCTGGCAATTCTTTATACAGAATCCTTATCTTCAGCAAACTATTTAACagggaaattaaggaaaaacCATCACATAAGACTTACATAACAAGGTGCAGTAATACAATCAGGGAAGAGGAAGATCTCCCTACTTACCACAGAGAGTACCTAGAAGAGAGGACAAGTGCAATTCCTTTAGAAGACAACTAAATTTTGAGTGGTGGGTAGGTGGCTTAATTTGATGATTTTGGAAGTCAAGTATCCTGAGTTAAATCACAAAATCATTGCTCACTCGCTATGGAAACTTGAATAAGTTAATCTCTATTACAAAATGAAGCCACTAATCTCTGCTTTACCAGGCTGTctgaagagcagagaaaaagcaCCCACGAAGCACCTGGAACACAAGAGGCACTCCCTAAATGGTAATACCTACTATTAAAACACCATGTGGCAAAGAGGTTACTTGTCACAGACAAATATTCAAATGTTAATGTTATGCAATAGCAATATTGAAtaagtaattttatttccatgatCTATTTACACTGTACAAACACTGTTGAAAAGCACCCTACAAGTTCACAGTACATtacaatatatttactttaaaaatatattcctttataAAAGGTTCATAGAACATTGGCATGTCGACATGTGACAAAACTTTCAAAGTATGTCACCAACTCTGTGATAGCAAGAATGCTTCCAAGTGTTGTCAATTTCACAATCACAAATCACCACTTgagttttaaataaagttttaaataaaaaaatgaattctacaGTGGAAAGTTCCCATAGCAATACTTATTAATTAACATGTACTTTCATGGAGATGTTGtttcataataatttaaaatatcaacttaATCTGCCCCAAAAAACCGTTTCAACAAGTTTCGCAGTCCAGAAATTCTTGTGATTtgtcattttctactttttcttctttgtcgGTTCTCCTGGTTCTACTTTGCGCTTTTTAGAAGTATGCTCATCTTTTTCATCATCtttaaacaggaaaggaaaagtttcaatcagtaattaaaaaaaaaagttaagtattaaaatttcattgacTTTAGACCAAAATCATTATCTTCAATTTATGTTTCTTTCAGTATcctaataaaaaccaaaaattaacTTTTAGATCTCTGATTTTAAAGTGCAGgtagaaataagaaattaattgTAGTGTTATACAAAATTCACAAAGTGACCTGTTAGTGCTGGATTCAGGtactttaaaatgagaaaaccagaTCTGTTCTGAAAGCTATCCCAAATATATTCTACAgcttatatactgtatatatttaaataatctacACCTTGTAACAATGGAACACATTCTACTCTTTTTACCAAGAGTATCGATCCAACCATGACACTGTTTAAGCAGTGATCAGCTGTTCTTTCCTTTCAAATCTGCTTTCTCTCCTCACAGAACTCCCCTCTCTATTTACAACCCCCattcttattattttgaaatttaaaaagcactcaCAGGTAGATGTTTCACTGAAACTGTATTCTCTCTGAACAAATGTGTGGCTTTATTTTAAGATCTCCATTTAGATAGAATACTATGTAGaaggaattaattttaaaatatacatttattttaagcaCATTACTGAACTCACTGCATTTGGCTTTACTTTCTCAATCAACAGATACCGAAAGTTCAACAACTATCATATGGTGGTCTATAAAAATTTTGATGTTGAAAGGGGCCTTTATATGAAAAAACTGGGGAAGCAgggacacctgactggctcagtcagtaaagcatacaactcttgatcttgagatcatgagttcaagccccatgttgggagtagtgcttacttaataaaataataataatattaataataaataaattttttaaaaataaaaaattggggaaGCTGCTGATATCACACCCTAAACTCCTTATGGAGGAAATACATTTACAACCTTAAGCCTTCAGTTCCCTTCTCCTAACTGTACCATACTCAGAATATCTCCTTTGTTGATGTGGAGAATAATTAGAAACAACTGCAGGTGATTCATCTGCATTCATCTTCAAGCTCAGTATGGCGATGTTATTCCTATATTTCATAAAGCACTTAtggatttacatatatatatttatattataagcagtaagataaaataaaattaattgaatCATCATAGGAATTTACAAACGAGGGTTTTAATCAGTAGTTTatcatatatacacaaaaataatgtaCAAACCAACTGATGTGGCACACAGCTCGAATACTCCaaggcctttgtttttttttaaattatttaatcatcATCATTGCTTGAGATTATTTTCAATAGTATAAAAACCGAAATTACTTTCTAACTCTGCTATAAAATCCACTGTTGACACATTAAAAAGATGATCCTGAGACAGTTCTGCTTTTAATCTGTCAATTATATTTACTGAattaacaaaaacacaaactaccGAGGATCGAAAAATGATTTCCTATCAGTAATTTGAAAAGCTAATGCCACCTAGTGACAAAACAAGGCATCACCTTAAAAACcagaacaggaaaaacaaaagaaacaaaaccacccTGAAATGTTCATTTATCAAGATTAGTGAGTTTCTAGTCTGTGCCATATATCACAGATGATGAACTAGTAAGGAAGCAATTCTTCTATATCGAATTCATGCCACCTGAGTGAGgtaaataaatttacattaatatgaactttctaaattctttaaaaaaaaaaggaaagcattagCTACTTTAGCTAGGATTTCACGATTAAGTACATGTCAATAAAGCTACAATTAATATCTAAGCCTTAGTGATCTGCATTTCACAATTACCAAACAAGAAGTGCTGTCAAGTAGCAAGACTTGGTGAGTTTTGAATCTTTCCcagatcttagaaaaaaaaaaagggggcatctgggtggctcagttggttaagcatctgacttcagctcaggtcctatctcacagttcctgggtttgagccctgcactgggctgtgtgctgacagctgggagcctggagcttgcttcatctatgtctccctctctctgcccctcccccaatcacactctgtctctctctcaaaaaataaacattgggacagctgggtggctcaactggttggcatccaacttcggctcaggtcatgatctcaaggtttgtgtgttcgagccccgcgtcaggctctgtgcttacagcctgctttggattctgtatctctctctctgcccctcccttttagcactctctctgtctaacatataaatatttaaaaaattaaaaaaaaatacaaataaaataaatatttaaaaaaacttgaaaaaatctGGAATAAGTTAACTGGCAAAAAAAGGCTAAAGTCCAAAAAATGAgaaggagggggcacctggctggctcagttggttaagtggttaagtgaccaactcctGATCTCCACTCAGGTTCTGATTTCCCAGTTGGTGGGATCCAGCatcgtgctgggctctgcactgacagcacagagctggcctgggattctctctacccctccccccactttctcactctcaaatataaacatttaaaaaaatgagaaggaaaagtaaaaataatttaataacctaaaaattaaataatttcagagaatGGAATTCATTAAACAAGatattttataagttaaaaaaatacaggtaaaaaatgattaattttatagtGACTCTGTGAACATGGTATGGGATTCTGAATGGTTAACCAACATTAGAgtccaaattaaaaatttcaggatCAGGGCACCTAAGCAGCTCAGTCGGtaaggtgtccgactcttgatctcggttcaggtcatggtctcacagttcgtgagatcaagccccttgacaggctctgtgctgatagcgtggagcctgcttgggattctctccccctctctctctctctctctctcaaaataaacttaaaaaaaaaaaaaaaagaataaagatgtcaGGATTATCTTTTAACCTTATGATCCAGGATTAAACTTTTAACCTTATGATTCTGTtgatattgtatacatatacacttgCTGTTGGAGGACTATCATATAATCAAAAGAACAGATATCATCTATGGGAATTACAATATTCCTACACCTATCTGAACTCAATACCTAACTGAACTCTGAATTACCTATCTGAACTCAATAAGCAAGCTGGAAAAAAGACAATTCTTTGTTTGTCCTGCTATATAACCCTCACTTTTTCCATATAGGAACAAAGAGCACCAACCTATAGTACCTTGCTTGAATATCAACTTTAGTGGTCTTACTTTTCTACAAAACAGCTACAAGCACTACAGCTTGCAAAACAGTAAGAGACTAAACCCCAAATTAATGAGGCACCATTTCCATTTAAAgacctgaatttttctttttctgcctcttcctagTTGTGCGAATTTGCTTAGGCCAATTCTTTAATCTGAGactgtttccttgtctataaaatagtAACAATGAATCATGTACCATTTCTGTACTAAGCTGCTAAGGACAATGAATTCTAAAAATTGTGTGAAAGTACCTATTTGCAGCTtggcattttctaattttgtgacTGTGGACAAGTCACATGAAGTTCTCATTTCCATATTTCCCTATGTGGTTTCACAAggtgttgtaaggattaaacattatttatgcaaaagtgtttttattaattacataaaatacccTACTATGAAGTTTTTTAAATGCCAACTTCATTTTGACATCTCTAAAGGGTTGCCATTTACTGAAGATAGGCCTTCATTAGTGACTTCTAATCCACATTGTGACATcagtaaaagaaacagaaaagccaaGTAGAATCAAAACTAAAGAACTACCAGTTATCCTTTCTCTTAAAACACTCTGCCTGGTTGTAAAAGGAGCTAAGTAGCCCTTGATTCATGAAACCATCAGAAATTTGTTTAATTGGCATGCCCTTTCATAAAAATTTAGTATAATTCAACAATTATCcactatcaaaaaaaattttttttaatgtttatttatttttgagagagagagagagagacagagagacctctgagcatgagtgggggaggggcagaaagagagggagacacagaatcccgaagcaggtccaggctctgagctctcagcacagagcccaatgtgtgatgtgtggctcgaactcacagacccaagagatcatgacctgagccaaagtctaatgctgaactgactgagccacccaggcacccatccacTGAGTATTTAAAATGTACTATAAACTGTACAGGAACTCCTTTTCATAAGGGAGACAGATTTATGAACAAATCATCTCATAAAGAATGGTAAATACAATCAACAGCATTAGCACATACAAGGTACAGAGGAACAAATACTTTGAAggtgttgacatttttttctttgaattggaTTTTGAAGGATGAATGAGTTTACCAGCCAAAggtaaggagggagggaagaacattccagactaATGTGCAACATATACTGAAAGGCATGGAACCGTAAGATAGCATGGTCTATTCAGTTTTCAATTTTAAGATCTTAAAGTGCTAGAAAAAGCACCATTCGAAATACAGGTAGAGAGAAAGGCAGGGCCATCAGAAGGCTTTGACTCTGCTATTTATTggtgaagggttttaagcaggtgAGTTACATAATCAGATAGGACTTTTAGAAAGTGATCACTAGCTGCAGTGTGAAGGATGGAATTTGAGAGGTGGTTAGGGTAAAAGTGTGTAAGCAGAGATTACTGTGGTTACTTACACTCTAAGTAAGAGATGAAATTATGATATCATAAACAACTAAGTCATTATCTTCCTATTACCACGCAGGGATACTCAATTAAACTCACTTTGTCACGCTAATTTTGGCTTCAAATCACGACTGCTTTAATATAAAATGAAGCCTTCAGCGCTTCAAAGCTGCAATCACAAGAAAGAATCCATGCATTAACGGACTCTGTTGTAATAAGGCACCATAAATCACATATACTATTGGTTGGGATATTAGGGATTTTGCTTCAAAGCCTGaataaaatgatctttttctttttttttttttaatgtttatttatttttgagagacagggagacagagtgtgagcaggggagggacagagagagagggagacacagaatcggaagcaggctccaggctctgagctgtcagcacagagcctgatgtggggctcgaactcatggagtgcgagatcgtgacctgagccgaagtcggatgctcaaccaaatgagccacccaggtgcccctaacatgaTCTTTTTCTAAAACACAGTAAATACTACTGGTTGAGCTTTCAGAGACCTCACTTCCAAGCCGTATaggatttttctcaaaaatacagcaaaaaataATAGTCATACACCATAATTAATTTGTTAAACCACTAGACTTAAATTTCACTCATTAAATGTCTCCTTTTAAAACTCATCACAGGGACCAAAAGGTATTATCACAGGAGTCTGACTCGCCTTACCTGATTCCACTGTCTCCTCCCCTTCAGGCAGGAGCCTAGCTTTCTTAGCGTTCTGTGGGGCATCATCACCATTGTCCTCATATATGTTAGACCATTTTATTGCCATATCCAGCTCTGGAGGGGGAGGTTTCTTCTCAGTAGTGTAGGTCTCCGGAGGTGGTACATAGTTTGACTTCCATATTTTGAATTCCTTTGGAGGCTGTTAAGCAAACACATTAAGACGCACCGTGACGAACCGAGGTTCCTACAATCCGTATGGGCACATGCACCTCCCTGCCGTTCGCTTATTGTTcaggctgacttttttttttcttaaggtttaaagacacattttttttttccatcaaaatcACAATACTGTTAAGTGAAAGCCAAAGGGTTCCCTATATGAATAAAGCTAATAACTTTTAATTACCAAAGAAGAATCCAGTCTCAGAGATACTACGGCAA comes from the Acinonyx jubatus isolate Ajub_Pintada_27869175 chromosome C1, VMU_Ajub_asm_v1.0, whole genome shotgun sequence genome and includes:
- the CC1H1orf52 gene encoding UPF0690 protein C1orf52 homolog, whose amino-acid sequence is MAAEEKDPLSYFAAYGSSSSGSSGEEDNSEPEETSRRAPDPAKSAGGCGNKEEKRLPGPDELFRSVTRPAFLYNPLNKQIDWERHVVKAPEEPPKEFKIWKSNYVPPPETYTTEKKPPPPELDMAIKWSNIYEDNGDDAPQNAKKARLLPEGEETVESDDEKDEHTSKKRKVEPGEPTKKKK